Genomic window (Rosa chinensis cultivar Old Blush chromosome 6, RchiOBHm-V2, whole genome shotgun sequence):
GGACTGATAGGGTAGTCATGAGAATCACATTGTTGGGCTTCTTTTTCTACTACTTTACTGATTGTTTTGGTGTATTACATTCCAAATATGTCAGCCGCGGGAGTACATTGAAGTTGCAGAAAAGGCAGCATCTTTTATCAGGCAACACCTTTACAATGAGCAATCTCATCGACTGCAACGCAGCTTTAGGAACGGCCCATCTAAAGCGCCTGGATTTTTAGATGATTATGCTTTTCTTATTTCAGGGTTATTGGATCTTTATGAATTTGGTGGCCAAACCAGCTGGCTAGTTTGGGCAATTGAACTGCAAGACACGCAGGCAAGAAATATTTATCTGCCATTTTAAAGTTTTGTAGGTGATCATCTTTTTCCCTCGTCTTGATGCGAGTTTACTAGAGAATTTTTTCAGGATGAAATATTTCTTGATAAAGAGGGAGGCGGCTATTTTAATACCCCAGGTGATGACCCTAGTGTTCTCCTTCGTGTGAAGGAAGATCATGATGGGGCAGAGCCCTCTGGAAACTCGGTTTCTGTGATCAACCTTGTGAGATTGGCATCAATACTATCTGGCAACAGGTCTGAGCATTACAGACAGGAAGCTGAACATGTTCTGGTTCGTGATGTATAACCAAAATTCTGATCTTACAAGTTCACTATATGGGAATATATCTCTCACGTTTTTTTTTCCCTGGTGACAGGCTGTTTTTGAGACAAGATTAAACGACATGGCCATGGCAGTACCTTTAATGTGTTGTGCTGCAGACATGCTCACTGTTCCTTCTCGGAAGCAAGTTGTCTTGGTTGGCCAGAAAACTAGAGAGTTTGAAAACATGCTTGCCGCAGCTCATGCATCATATGATACCAACAAAACGGTGAGTTGTGGAAGAACCTTATGCGAGTCATAATGCTCCTGTTTTATCTGAGTAGCTTGTGATTTCCTATAATGACACTACGTCGTGCAACCAAATGACAGGTTATTCACATAGATCCAACTAATTCGGAAGAGTTGCAATTCTGGGAAGACAAAAACAGCAACATTGCGCTCATGGCAAAGAATCATGTTGCTGCAGACAAAGTGGTCGCTCTCGTCTGCCAAAACTTTACTTGCAGTGCGCCTGTCGCTGACCCTGGATCCCTGGAGGCTCTGCTCTCCAAGAAATCAGTCCCTTCAGCTTGAGTTTAGTTGGAGTAGAGAGTTCTGATGAGGATACCATAacgtgtttctttttctttcggaTAGTGCACTAGTATGTTAATACATAGCCATCTAGGATAGAAGGGTTCTCAATATACCTGTTTCTTTTTCGGATCGGGGCACTCTATACGCTGCGTATAGGTAGTTGTAAAAACAAGACGAAATAATTGTTGGTGTTTAAGGAGTGAATGATATACTACTTTACAGGTTGCAAATGTTTTGAGTCTACTAAGTTCTAAGCTTACTTGCAAACTAAACGGTTTCCACTTTGCGATGTCTACTTTGTAACTGGCAGCAAATGGGTATGCTGCACTTCTTGGGTAGGTTCGTGGCAGGAATTTCTCATGATCTCATCAAACATGAACATAGTGATTACTTACTAGTCACGCACAAAAATGATCATAAGCGATTTGTTCAGAATTAGTAAATGTCATTGATCATAAAGTTTCAACATTTtagaacaaagaaaacaagcaaaGTTAATAAAAGATtattgggttattatcacaaatggtacctgaacttatcctctattttatcgatggtacctgaacttcaattttgatcacaaccagtacctaaacttttcgatttcattttaaatggtacctaaggccaccttcggtcactattccggccaaaaaagccaaatataagaaaacaaaaaacaaaaaaaacaagttcaaggcaagtctattaccaaaaatcatcactatatatgatcgcaaccctcgaaatcatcaaaaatcatcactatgatcgcctcccatgtcgtttttagtcggaatagtgaccggaggtagctctaggtaccatttaaaatgaaatcgaaaagttcgggtactggttgtgatcaaaattgaagtttaggtaccatcgataagattgaggtatagttcaggtaccatttgtgataataacccaagaTTATTTATgtagattgaggtatagttatttattatttctctaaaatttcaTATTAAATGAAAGTAAGCTTTCACAAAATTTGAGAAGTGATTTTCATACTATTGTTTTCTCTATTTGCattcatcttttcttttctaaagaTTGTTATTTGTTTACTATCAGTTGACTGGTAAAATTATCTATTTTGCTAGAATTGTTGAGTCATTAATTAACTTTGTATGTTTCTATTAGGAGAATAATTTGCAAATAGTAAAATATGTTAAAAAATGAAGTACCAAAATTACCGCCCAACTGCATGGACTAACTTTTACGAATAGAGTTGCAACTTTGCAAGCATCAGAGTCCTTTTGAGCTTTGTGGTATTGAGGATTTTCTCTTTTGTATGTATAGCTCACTCGACTGTCATGTAATTCTTTTGCTGGTGTTGAACAGTTAAAATCCTTTCCCCATTATCAGCTTGAAGAAAAACACTAAAAAAACCCTTGAACCTTGTTCAAAACAAAAAGCCTATCCCCAGAGTCGATGTAAAGACTAATTTGGGTCTAATTTCACATTGCGGCAAAAGCAGGCTGTTTCGACATTTCACCTCAAAGCAACACTGAGCAATAGCGTGGTGAATCAAaagggcagagagagagagagagagtatggcAGCCAACTCCATTTACATTTGGCATCCCCAATATTGTCTCGTTTGTTTTGCAGAAATTGGCATGCAGTTGCTGGTTCTCGTTTTCGTCTTCAAAATCAGTGGTTTTGTACAACAAGACTgaccagcagcagcagcagctccgATGATTTTACAGTCTCCTACCTGGTTAACTCATGTGGGCTTTCCCCAGAAGCCGCCGTTGTAGCATCCCACAAGGTAAAGCTTCTATCTTTCGAGAAACCAGACTCCGTTTTAGCGCTGCTGAAACACTATGAATTCTCGGAAACCCAGATATCAACTCTTGTGCGGAGACACCCACATGTTCTGGTGGCAAATGCCCAGGAAACCCTTTTGCCAAAGCTCGAGTTTTTGTGCTCCATAGGAATGTCAAGGCTCGACCTTGCAAGAACACTGGCAAACAACCCAATTGTTTTGATGCGGAGTTTGGAATACCAAATTAGACCCTCTTATACCTTCTTCAAAAAAGTGGTGCTCTCTGATGTGAAGGTCGTGGATATTTGGAAGCGCAACTCATGGATTTTCAGGGGAAATCTGTTCAAGAATGTGATACCCAATATTGAGCTTGTGAGAGAATTGGGCATGCCCCAGTCCTGTATTGCCCTGTTGCTAACATATTATGCTAATATTGTGATGAAAAAGCCTGATTTCTTCGGTCAACTTGTGGGTGAGGTCAAAGAAATGGGATTTGACCCTCAAAGGTCGAGCTTTGTGCAGGCCATGCATGCATTATCTGGAAAAGAGACGACATGGAAACTCTGTCAAGAGGTTTATAGGAGTTGGGGTTGGTCTGACGAGGATATTCT
Coding sequences:
- the LOC121048842 gene encoding uncharacterized protein LOC121048842; the protein is MSRLDLARTLANNPIVLMRSLEYQIRPSYTFFKKVVLSDVKVVDIWKRNSWIFRGNLFKNVIPNIELVRELGMPQSCIALLLTYYANIVMKKPDFFGQLVGEVKEMGFDPQRSSFVQAMHALSGKETTWKLCQEVYRSWGWSDEDILDAFRSHPLCMMKSGKKIMETMDFLVNKMGWQSQKIARSSRVLGYSLEKRIIPRCSVVRILLLKGLMKEEELNMNTIITTSEKYFLTKFVSRYLNQVPQLLNVYQGKLDFQDV